In Nicotiana tabacum cultivar K326 chromosome 19, ASM71507v2, whole genome shotgun sequence, one DNA window encodes the following:
- the LOC107770378 gene encoding chloroplast envelope quinone oxidoreductase homolog, whose product MAGKVMHAIQYNSYGGGAAGLKHVEVPVPTPKKDEVLLKLEATSLNPVDWKIQKGVLRPLLPPKFPFIPTTDVGGEVVEVGSSVKDFKVGDKVVAMLNTLNGGGLAEYAVAKESLTVPRPAEVSAAEGAGLPVAGVTALQALVNPAEVKLDGTGPRKNILVTAASGGVGHYAVQLAKLANTHVTATCGARNFDFVKSLGADEVLDYKTPEGAALKSPSGQIYDAVIHCTTGIPWSTFEPNLSAKGKVIDLTPGPSAMWTYAVKKLTFSKKQLVPLLLIPKKENLDLVVSLVKEGKLKTVIDSKHPLSKAEDAWSRSIDGHATGKIIVEP is encoded by the exons ATGGCTGGGAAGGTGATGCATGCTATCCAATACAACTCTTATGGTGGCGGTGCCGCTGGCTTAAAG CATGTTGAAGTCCCTGTGCCTACTCCGAAGAAGGATGAGGTCTTGCTAAAACTGGAGGCTACAAGCTTAAATCCTGTTGACTGGAAAATTCAGAAGGGCGTGCTTCGTCCTCTTCTGCCTCCCAAGTTTCCTTTTATTCCTA CTACTGACGTGGGAGGAGAGGTTGTAGAGGTAGGATCTAGTGTAAAAGATTTCAAGGTCGGCGACAAGGTTGTGGCTATGCTTAATACCCTG AATGGAGGTGGATTGGCTGAATACGCGGTGGCTAAGGAGAGTTTGACTGTTCCAAGACCAGCTGAAGTATCAGCTGCTGAAGGTGCAGGTCTTCCTGTTGCAGGAGTTACAGCTCTTCAGGCCCTTGTCAATCCTGCTGAGGTCAAGCTCGATGGAACTGGACCCCGGAAGAACATCTTAGTTACAGCTGCCTCTGGTGGTGTAGGTCATTATGCTGTGCAACTGGCGAAACTTGCTAACACCCATGTTACTGCTACCTGTGGAGCCCGTAACTTTGATTTTGTGAAGAGCTTAGGAGCAGATGAGGTTCTTGATTACAAGACCCCAGAGGGAGCAGCTCTTAAGAGTCCATCAGGCCAAATATATGATGCAGTAATTCACTGTACTACAGGCATTCCTTGGTCTACCTTTGAGCCTAATTTAAGTGCGAAAGGGAAGGTCATCGACCTGACTCCTGGACCTAGCGCCATGTGGACCTATGCAGTAAAGAAACTAACCTTCTCAAAGAAGCAGTTGGTGCCATTGCTTTTAATTCCCAAGAAGGAGAACCTGGACTTGGTTGTTAGTCTTGTGAAGGAAGGGAAACTTAAAACAGTGATAGACTCCAAACATCCCCTGAGCAAGGCTGAAGATGCTTGGAGCAGGAGCATTGATGGACATGCAACAGGAAAGATTATTGTGGAGCCATAG